The following proteins are encoded in a genomic region of Gimesia algae:
- the tam gene encoding trans-aconitate 2-methyltransferase, which produces MPVWDADQYLKFQRERTQPAIDLAARLRLESPRRIVDVGCGPGNSTAVLAKRWPKAELSGMDSSAEMLETARESQPEIHWFQSDVTSWKPDTRYDLLFSNAVLQWVPSHESLLPRLMSFLKPGGALAVQLPMHYDSPLHYLVKEVSELPEWNAQTAEAREALGSESRSFYYDLLAPLSSEIELWETKYIHIMESVQSILEWFRGTGLRPYLEALPDDRERARFEAELLERYKPAYPLQKNGKVLFPFRRLFIVAYR; this is translated from the coding sequence ATGCCTGTCTGGGATGCGGATCAATATTTGAAATTTCAGCGTGAACGGACGCAGCCTGCCATCGATCTGGCAGCACGCTTGCGGCTGGAATCACCCCGACGGATTGTGGATGTAGGATGTGGCCCTGGCAACAGTACGGCGGTACTGGCAAAACGCTGGCCGAAAGCGGAACTCAGCGGTATGGATAGCTCGGCTGAAATGCTGGAAACTGCGCGAGAGTCTCAGCCTGAGATACACTGGTTCCAGTCGGATGTTACCAGTTGGAAACCGGACACCAGGTATGATCTGCTGTTTTCGAATGCGGTGCTGCAGTGGGTGCCAAGTCATGAATCTCTCCTTCCCCGGCTGATGAGTTTTCTGAAACCGGGAGGCGCTCTGGCCGTACAACTGCCGATGCATTACGACTCTCCCCTGCACTACCTTGTCAAGGAAGTCTCGGAACTGCCGGAGTGGAATGCGCAGACCGCAGAGGCCCGGGAGGCGCTGGGCTCTGAATCGCGGTCGTTTTATTACGATCTGCTTGCGCCGCTGAGTTCCGAGATTGAGCTCTGGGAAACGAAATACATCCATATCATGGAGAGTGTGCAATCAATTCTGGAATGGTTTCGAGGGACGGGGCTCAGACCTTATCTGGAAGCATTACCCGATGATCGTGAGCGTGCCCGCTTCGAAGCAGAATTACTGGAACGCTACAAACCCGCCTATCCGCTCCAGAAAAACGGTAAGGTGCTGTTTCCGTTTCGGCGGTTATTTATTGTGGCGTATCGCTGA
- a CDS encoding GAF domain-containing protein has product MNDDGIEVLAEQKSLNVLPDIKIILELISKGVSLKATLNTLVEYIETNSKEMICSILLLDDENQLRHGAAPNLPEDYIRSIEDYIRSINGIKIGQNIGSCGTAAYLNQQIVVADIANDPLWKDFKELALIYDLRACWSTPIRSSTGAVLGTFAIYYHKPCKPSQFHLQLIEQAVYLAAIAIEHAQVEQNLQKSEEESHRLRVQLTEAIESLTEGFALYDADDRLVMCNSKFREFYVESADLLTPGQRFEDHIRISAHRGQIVDAVGREEEWIQERVKQHQNPKGSHRQKLGNGRWLLISEQKTAGGGIAGVRTDITRQVLYEEELRTSFHLIESIRNLLEHYIVDSESDQVFEDLLLTLLRTSDSEFGFIADVQKTESGSPCLNIRASKCLSPHIELTEFHTVTLSTKQESGSLKALFDQIMRTGEEVIFSQPTEVPQLGRLAEELFEERMSSCLSLPIYSQGDLTGVAVIANRPTGYNEEFVEFIKPLLVTGGTLFRAHRNEIVRKKNENALQISEERFSKIFDLNPLGQVIINFDTEQLRDVNESFLKTTQYARAEVIGKTIHELNLFSDKAHWEEIVRIARTEGMGYDQESLLQIKSGKKRSIQCYSCLIQTAGEPLLLVMFKDLTEQKHAMELNRQLQIQLQHGQKMKAIGQLAAEVAHEFNNILVGINMNAELLQLTPENELPEEYRGPLQEIKNSGERATDLIKQMLAFGRKKEPNTSWINLNTMIAGNQNMFQRILGETIILRLSLDPNTKPAWADEAEIEQALMNLVVNARDAMPEGGTLIISTKNVLLTEDQISREYGTLPGSYSRFCVIDNGCGMSAETVEQVFEPFFTTKPAEMGTGLGLSTVFRDISNNGGFISVESQLGAGTEFRIYLPQDQGKTIDAQSVAPPASQDPITGGTETLLVCDDEESVLTVVSALLEKLGYSVIKALGPSKAIQAARSHIGKISLLLTDFNMPDMNGQQLAKQLTQQDPELKVLYLSGMTGEVLQDINDYELVQKPAKIGLLAQKIRNVLGDVD; this is encoded by the coding sequence ATGAATGATGATGGTATCGAGGTTCTTGCAGAACAAAAGTCCTTAAATGTATTACCTGATATCAAAATTATTCTGGAGCTGATCAGCAAAGGGGTCTCTCTCAAGGCTACCTTGAATACGCTGGTGGAATATATCGAAACGAACAGCAAAGAAATGATCTGTTCAATTCTGCTTTTGGATGACGAAAATCAACTCAGACATGGTGCCGCCCCCAATTTGCCAGAAGATTATATTCGTAGCATTGAAGATTATATTCGTAGCATTAATGGTATAAAAATTGGTCAGAATATAGGATCGTGTGGGACTGCCGCGTATCTAAATCAACAGATTGTCGTCGCAGATATTGCAAACGATCCTTTGTGGAAAGACTTTAAAGAACTGGCGTTAATCTATGATCTGCGCGCCTGCTGGTCGACACCGATTCGCTCCTCAACGGGAGCCGTTCTGGGTACCTTTGCCATTTACTACCATAAACCCTGTAAGCCAAGTCAATTTCACCTGCAGCTCATTGAACAGGCAGTGTATCTGGCAGCGATTGCAATCGAACACGCGCAGGTCGAACAGAACCTGCAGAAAAGCGAAGAGGAATCTCATCGATTGCGTGTCCAGTTGACAGAGGCCATCGAATCTCTGACGGAAGGATTCGCGCTTTATGATGCCGACGACCGGCTCGTAATGTGTAATTCCAAGTTCCGCGAATTCTATGTGGAAAGCGCAGACCTTTTGACTCCCGGACAACGGTTTGAAGATCATATCCGAATCTCGGCCCATCGAGGGCAAATCGTGGATGCTGTAGGGAGAGAAGAAGAGTGGATCCAGGAGCGTGTGAAACAGCACCAGAATCCGAAAGGAAGTCATCGGCAAAAATTAGGAAATGGTCGCTGGTTACTGATCTCGGAACAAAAAACAGCAGGAGGTGGGATTGCCGGTGTTCGAACCGATATCACCCGACAGGTGTTGTATGAAGAGGAATTGCGCACCTCGTTTCATTTGATTGAATCCATTCGAAACCTGCTGGAGCATTACATTGTCGATTCAGAGTCTGACCAGGTATTTGAAGACCTGTTACTGACACTATTGAGGACTTCAGACAGCGAGTTCGGATTCATTGCTGATGTTCAGAAGACAGAATCAGGCTCCCCCTGTCTGAATATTCGAGCCAGCAAGTGTCTGTCTCCCCACATAGAATTGACGGAATTTCACACCGTCACACTTTCAACGAAACAGGAATCCGGTTCTCTGAAAGCATTGTTTGACCAGATTATGAGAACTGGAGAAGAGGTTATTTTCAGTCAGCCCACTGAAGTACCACAACTCGGCAGACTGGCGGAAGAACTGTTTGAAGAGAGGATGAGTTCTTGTCTCAGCCTGCCGATTTACTCACAGGGAGATCTGACGGGAGTGGCGGTTATTGCAAACCGACCAACCGGGTACAATGAAGAATTTGTCGAATTTATTAAACCCCTGCTTGTTACCGGTGGGACTCTATTCAGAGCACATCGGAATGAAATCGTCCGTAAAAAAAATGAAAACGCATTACAAATATCTGAGGAACGGTTTTCCAAGATTTTTGATCTGAATCCACTGGGCCAGGTGATCATTAATTTTGATACAGAACAATTGCGTGATGTGAATGAGTCTTTTCTAAAGACAACGCAGTATGCACGTGCGGAAGTTATTGGAAAAACCATTCATGAACTCAATTTATTTTCTGATAAAGCACACTGGGAGGAAATCGTCAGAATTGCGCGAACGGAAGGAATGGGTTACGATCAGGAATCATTACTTCAGATCAAAAGCGGTAAAAAACGATCTATCCAATGTTATTCCTGTTTGATTCAAACTGCCGGGGAACCATTACTGCTAGTCATGTTTAAGGACCTGACCGAACAGAAACATGCCATGGAACTCAATCGGCAACTGCAGATTCAGCTGCAGCATGGTCAGAAAATGAAAGCCATCGGACAATTAGCGGCTGAAGTGGCTCACGAGTTCAATAATATTCTCGTGGGTATTAATATGAATGCGGAGCTACTGCAGCTGACACCGGAAAACGAGTTGCCTGAAGAGTATCGAGGCCCCTTGCAGGAAATCAAAAATTCCGGTGAGCGTGCTACCGACCTGATAAAGCAGATGCTGGCTTTTGGCCGAAAGAAAGAGCCAAATACCTCCTGGATTAATCTGAACACGATGATCGCTGGCAATCAGAATATGTTCCAGCGGATTTTGGGAGAAACAATTATTCTAAGGCTAAGCCTGGACCCGAATACGAAACCTGCCTGGGCAGACGAAGCTGAAATCGAACAGGCCTTAATGAATCTGGTGGTCAATGCGCGTGATGCGATGCCTGAAGGGGGGACTCTGATAATCAGTACGAAGAATGTTCTCCTTACTGAAGATCAGATTTCTCGTGAATATGGGACACTTCCCGGATCCTATTCACGGTTTTGCGTGATTGATAATGGTTGCGGGATGTCCGCGGAAACAGTAGAGCAGGTTTTTGAACCATTCTTCACAACCAAACCTGCAGAGATGGGGACCGGACTTGGTCTTTCCACAGTATTCAGAGATATTTCTAATAACGGTGGATTTATCTCGGTGGAGAGTCAACTGGGAGCAGGAACCGAGTTCCGAATCTATCTCCCCCAGGATCAAGGAAAAACAATAGACGCGCAAAGTGTTGCTCCCCCTGCTTCCCAAGATCCGATTACAGGCGGCACCGAAACGCTTCTGGTCTGTGATGATGAGGAATCAGTGCTTACCGTTGTCTCAGCGTTACTGGAAAAATTAGGATATTCAGTCATCAAGGCCTTAGGTCCGAGTAAGGCCATTCAGGCGGCCAGATCCCATATAGGCAAAATCTCACTGTTATTGACTGACTTTAACATGCCGGATATGAATGGACAGCAACTGGCAAAACAGTTAACGCAACAGGATCCTGAATTGAAAGTCCTCTACTTGTCCGGGATGACGGGAGAAGTTCTGCAAGATATCAACGATTATGAATTGGTCCAAAAACCGGCGAAGATCGGTCTCTTAGCTCAGAAAATTCGAAATGTTCTGGGTGATGTCGATTGA